One Peromyscus leucopus breed LL Stock chromosome 4, UCI_PerLeu_2.1, whole genome shotgun sequence genomic region harbors:
- the Snap25 gene encoding synaptosomal-associated protein 25 isoform X1, protein MAEDADMRNELEEMQRRADQLADESLESTRRMLQLVEESKDAGIRTLVMLDEQGEQLERIEEGMDQINKDMKEAEKNLTDLGKFCGLCVCPCNKLKSSDAYKKAWGNNQDGVVASQPARVVDEREQMAISGGFIRRVTNDARENEMDENLEQVSGIIGNLRHMALDMGNEIDTQNRQIDRIMEKADSNKTRIDEANQRATKMLGSG, encoded by the exons ATGGCCGAAGACGCAGATATGCGCAATGAACTGGAGGAGATGCAGAGGAGGGCTGACCAGCTGGCTGATGAG TCCCTGGAAAGCACCCGTCGCATGCTGCAGCTGGTTGAAGAG AGTAAAGATGCTGGTATCAGGACTTTGGTTATGTTGGATGAACAAGGAG AACAACTGGAACGCATTGAGGAAGGGATGGACCAAATCaataaggacatgaaagaagcagaaaagaattTGACGGACCTAGGAAAATTCTGCGGGCTTTGTGTGTGTCCCTGTAACAA GCTTAAATCCAGTGATGCTTACAAAAAAGCCTGGGGCAATAATCAGGATGGAgtagtggccagccagcctgctcGTGTGGTGGATGAACGGGAGCAGATGGCCATCAGTGGTGGCTTCATCCGCAG GGTAACAAATGATGCCCGGGAAAATGAAATGGATGAGAACCTGGAGCAGGTGAGCGGCATCATTGGCAACCTCCGTCATATGGCCCTAGACATGGGCAATGAGATCGATACCCAGAATCGCCAGATCGACAGGATCATGGAGAAG GCTGATTCCAACAAAACCAGAATCGATGAAGCCAACCAACGCGCAACAAAGATGCTCGGAAGTGGTTAA
- the Snap25 gene encoding synaptosomal-associated protein 25 isoform X2, producing the protein MAEDADMRNELEEMQRRADQLADESLESTRRMLQLVEESKDAGIRTLVMLDEQGEQLDRVEEGMNHINQDMKEAEKNLKDLGKCCGLFICPCNKLKSSDAYKKAWGNNQDGVVASQPARVVDEREQMAISGGFIRRVTNDARENEMDENLEQVSGIIGNLRHMALDMGNEIDTQNRQIDRIMEKADSNKTRIDEANQRATKMLGSG; encoded by the exons ATGGCCGAAGACGCAGATATGCGCAATGAACTGGAGGAGATGCAGAGGAGGGCTGACCAGCTGGCTGATGAG TCCCTGGAAAGCACCCGTCGCATGCTGCAGCTGGTTGAAGAG AGTAAAGATGCTGGTATCAGGACTTTGGTTATGTTGGATGAACAAGGAG AACAACTCGATCGTGTCGAAGAAGGCATGAACCATATCAACCAAGACATGAAGGAGGccgagaaaaatttaaaagatttaggGAAATGCTGTGGCCTTTTCATATGTCCTTGTAACAA GCTTAAATCCAGTGATGCTTACAAAAAAGCCTGGGGCAATAATCAGGATGGAgtagtggccagccagcctgctcGTGTGGTGGATGAACGGGAGCAGATGGCCATCAGTGGTGGCTTCATCCGCAG GGTAACAAATGATGCCCGGGAAAATGAAATGGATGAGAACCTGGAGCAGGTGAGCGGCATCATTGGCAACCTCCGTCATATGGCCCTAGACATGGGCAATGAGATCGATACCCAGAATCGCCAGATCGACAGGATCATGGAGAAG GCTGATTCCAACAAAACCAGAATCGATGAAGCCAACCAACGCGCAACAAAGATGCTCGGAAGTGGTTAA